In Synergistaceae bacterium, the genomic window TGCGGAAGGGGAACGCCTTTTCTCCGACAGTGATATTTTCCTCAACCGTTCGCGCTTTAAGGTAGCCGTTCTTTATCTTGAATGCCGCCTCACTGCCCGCGAAAATCATAACATCAACTTTTCCCTGCCTGAATGACTCGTTAAGCAAATCGCTCGAATCATACACAACTAACTCGACTTTGATTCCCTCTTTCTCTGCAATCTGCTTGAAGAGATTCCCGCCGTTTGACCCGGAGGAATAGCCGCATTTGAGGCCGTCAATGTCTTTCAGGCGTTTGAGGTCTGTGCGGTCTTCATGTACGACTAACTTCTCAGGTATATACGCGTAAGGCTCCGAGAACTGGTACTTGTCGATTCGTTTCTGATTCACCGTTATCGTGTTGCCGACAGTATCAGCGCGCCCGGAGTCCAAATACCCGAATAGCGTGTTGAACTCGCCCGTAACAAAATTCACCTTGAGGCCGGTTTTCTCAGCGATTACCGCCCAAATATCCGGCTCAGTTCCGAGATGTTTTCCGCCCGTGATGTATGTGTTTGGGACGGACGAATTTCCCGAAGCAACCGTGATTTCTTTCGGAGCGTCAGCAAACGCAATCCCCGAAACTGCAACGACAAGCAAAGCAAACAATAAACGTTTCATGATGTAACACCTTCCTGTGAAAATTTATGCCAAAGAGCGAGGG contains:
- a CDS encoding transporter substrate-binding domain-containing protein, producing the protein MKRLLFALLVVAVSGIAFADAPKEITVASGNSSVPNTYITGGKHLGTEPDIWAVIAEKTGLKVNFVTGEFNTLFGYLDSGRADTVGNTITVNQKRIDKYQFSEPYAYIPEKLVVHEDRTDLKRLKDIDGLKCGYSSGSNGGNLFKQIAEKEGIKVELVVYDSSDLLNESFRQGKVDVMIFAGSEAAFKIKNGYLKARTVEENITVGEKAFPFRKGDPKSEELCRIVTKAIQEMKADGSLKAIYEKWFSEDYSNPPEGYVSPWKF